The Vicia villosa cultivar HV-30 ecotype Madison, WI linkage group LG1, Vvil1.0, whole genome shotgun sequence genome includes a region encoding these proteins:
- the LOC131650445 gene encoding uncharacterized protein LOC131650445 yields MRNLNLDGDEPSSDIFYDPYTQTDARLKEGDKFRSKEECIMAIKRFHMANNVDFKVDRGNVERKRSDSWVIGSISQDHTCVNTNVSQDHRKLSYDIICQEILPQVDKDPSVKVKTIISHIVATYNYTPSYRKAWLEKTKAIELVYGNWEDSNKQLPRFLSAFQIYAPGTVTILETLPAQSPDGTCLQGNVIFHRLFWAFRSCVQGFAYCKPILQIDDTWLYGKYKGTLLMAVAQDGNSNIFPVAFTLVEGETARGWGFLLRNLQIHVAPQPGLCLISDRNASIESTYNNPTNGWQNPPSTHVYCIRHIAQNFMREIRDKVLRKTLVNAGYALTQPTFQYYRHEIVSSNPDAGRWIDNLAKEKWTRSYDNGQRWGHMTTNLVESMNRVFKGIRHLPITALVQATYYRMAFLFARRGERWSAVLESGQVFSETCVKFMKEQSAKANSHNVTSFDRFNRTFNVKEIIDHNEGLPRQQYRVLIDEGWCDCRKFQAFRMPCSHVIAACSYAHQDPLALLSPIYKAETLLGVYNNAFQVMAKEDYWPAYEGDVVWHNDNMRRKKRGRPNSTRIRTEMDDHEKMVRKCGICREIGHNKNTCPNRGATSTNN; encoded by the exons ATGAGGAACTTGAACTTGGATGGGGATGAACCATCGTCTGATATTTTCTATGATCCATACACTCAAACAGATGCACGGTTAAAAGAAGGAGACAAATTTCGTTCAAAGGaggaatgtatcatggccataaaGAGATTTCATATGGCAAACAATGTTGATTTTAAAGTTGATCGCGGCAACGTTGAGAG GAAAAGAAGTGATTCATGGGTGATAGGATCTATTTCCCAAGATCACACATGTGTTAACACAAATGTTTCCCAAGATCACCGTAAGCTAAGTTATGATATTATATGTCAAGAAATCTTGCCTCAAGTAGACAAAGATCCGTCAGTAAAGGTGAAAACGATAATCTCTCATATCGTTGCAACTTACAATTACACTCCATCTTATAGAAAGGCGTGGCTAGAAAAAACCAAAGCGATCGAACTTGTGTATGGAAATTGGGAGGATTCGAACAAACAACTTCCACGTTTCTTATCTGCGTTTCAAATTTATGCTCCTGGAACCGTTACTATTTTAGAGACCCTTCCGGCGCAATCTCCAGACGGAACGTGCCTTCAAGGAAATGTGATATTCCACAGGCTTTTCTGGGCTTTCCGCTCATGTGTTCAAGGATTTGCGTATtgcaaaccaattcttcaaatagaTGACACTTGGTTGTACGGAAAATATAAGGGGACCTTGTTGATGGCTGTGGCACAAGACGGAAATAGTAACATATTTCCTGTTGCATTCACTCTTGTGGAAGGAGAAACTGCTAGAGGTTGGGGTTTCCTTCTCAGAAATCTTCAGATACACGTTGCCCCCCAACCTGGGCTCTGTTTGATTTCAGATAGGAATGCTTCCATCGAGAGTACGTACAACAATCCAACAAACGGGTGGCAAAACCCACCTTCAACGCATGTTTACTGTATTCGACATATCGCACAAAATTTCATGCGAGAGATAAGGGATAAGGTTCTTCGGAAGACTCTTGTCAATGCTGGATATGCATTGACTCAACCGACGTTCCAATATTATCGACATGAAATTGTATcgtcaaatccagatgcaggaagATGGATAGATAATCTAGCTAAAGAGAAATGGACCAGATCATACGACAACGGGCAGCGATGGGGGCatatgactacaaatcttgtggagtCTATGAATAGAGTGTTTAAGGGCATCAGACACCTTCCAATTACTGCCTTGGTGCAAGCAACCTACTATAGGATGGCTTTTCTTTTCGCACGAAGAGGTGAGCGTTGGAGTGCAGTTTTAGAATCCGGACAAGTATTCAGCGAAACCTgcgtcaaattcatgaaagaaCAATCTGCCAAAGCCAACAGCCACAATGTTACATCTTTCGACCGTTTCAACCGGACGTTCAATGTCAAAGAAATAATTGACCATAACGAGGGCCTTCCGAGACAACAATACAGGGTTCTTATAGACGAAGGGTGGTGCGACTGCagaaagtttcaagcctttcgcATGCCATGCTCTCATGTAATAGCAGCATGTTCGTACGCGCACCAAGATCCGTTAGCACTCTTATCCCCCATTTACAAGGCGGAGACCTTGCTCGGAGTGTACAACAATGCATTTCaagtgatggcaaaggaggattattggcctgcgtATGAGGGGGACGTGGTTTGGCATAATGACAACATGCGTCGAAAGAAAAGAGGTCGACCAAACAGCACACGCATCAGAACCGAAATGGATGATCATGAGAAAATGGTACGAAAGTGTGGCATATGTCGTGAAATCGGGCACAATAAAAATACCTGTCCTAATCGTGGAGCAACCTCCACCAACAATTAG